CAGTGGCTACGTGAGTGAGACAAAGTGAATCTATTTTTAGGTTTATACATGTGGAGTGGAAACAGGGTCCCCAGACTTCAGAGCATTTTACGAGATATTTCTCAAACATGCTTCGCTTTCTGTTTTGCTTCCATGACACTTTGATTACATTATCTAACCTCCCTGCAGATTAGCAGCCTTTGGCAGACATCAAAGTTGTTGGTGAATTACGGCCGAGCTCCATTTTCTCAATGCGAAGCGGCACAATTTGTTGTCAAAGCTCGCAAAGATGCAAGAGCATTTAAGGCATTTCTTAACCTTCTATGTATACAACCTCTGGTGCTATTTTCCTGTAAAACAGTTTCTCTCTcaagaaagaaaatgtcagCTCCTCAGTAATTAAACATGTTACTTCAGGTCATCGTCAGCATTTTAACCAGCTACTAATTCTTAATGAGCCGGTCCAAAGCTGCCAGCATGAACATTGAAGTAAGATTAACACGTCTGAAAAATTCAGGTCCTTCATGAATTAAAGGACAAGGTAAATCATGCTTAAAGTGCATTTTAAGCAATTAAATGTCAGAAACTTTAAAGGGGgaaataatgtaaataagccACATTTAAGATTCTGCTGCAACACTGGTGGTGCACTGGGATGACTTTAAAGAGCCTCTTGCAACAAATTAAAAGACATAACTGTActtcaaaataatgaataaaatctgaaatgttaTCGTCTGTGCCTAGAAAAACCTCCTGCATTTTAAGATTAATAAAACTCATGTGTTCAACAACATAGAAGATTAAAGACTAAACTTTCTTTTTatcagttaaaaataaacaaaaaacgtCATTGAGTTTGAGCCATTTGAAGCATAATAATTCAACATGGTGTtaagtttcactgaaaataacaaCATTTAATACAGAAATCTCAGcatttgtttatgttttacTGATCCTGTGCCTGCTGGCACAGATGTTATTGTATGACTTGTTCCTGGAGTATTttccatttctgtcttttggcTTTTCATGTAAAGGGTGCTCTCCCATAACCCACCTTATAAACATCGAGCTCTCCACAGTGGTGATCAAACCTGGTGTAGAGCTCGTTGAGCATGGTGATCACTTGCATGGGCGTGCAGCTGGAGCAGACGGCCGTGAAGCCCACAATGTCCGAGAAGAGCATCGTAACCCGGTCGAACTTCTTGGCTTGGACGGTTTCGCCCTGCCACAGCTGCTGCGCAACCGTGCCCGGGAAGATGGAGAACAGGAGGTCCacggtcttcttcttctcctcctccagtgccTGGTGCGCATGCTCCAAGGCCGCCTTCGCCTTCCCCAGACGCTTCTTCAAGCCGTCCTGGGCTTTGGCCTGTTCGCCGACCAGGACCACGTCACGCAGCGCGTTGTGGATGGGGATGTCCGACAGGTAGAGGCCGCGACCCgtgagctcctccagcttgtCCACACAGGGCGAGCCCAAAAACAAGATGGCGTTCGACTCGGAAACGTAAATCATCTGACCTTTAAGGTCCATGACCTGAAACAAGGAACAAAAGGAGAGATGAAAGTTGGTTTTCGTGAAAGTCAGAACCAATTTTAAAGTAATTCAGGATTAACATAGATTCCTGATTTTGAAATTTGAAcatgagcagaaaacaaagattTGCGATATGTCAAAAAGCAGCTGTACGCATCTTTCTATCAGCCACAAGCCAGAAAATGTTTGCTTATTGAGCCAAAATTAAATTCTGGGAGATCAAGCACACAAAGATATTTATATCCATAGCAGCATGGCTCCATGGGAATGGGTCAAGTCCGCAGGTCAGACAAGCCAGGGCTATCGTCCAGACTAAAGCATCTCAACCAATATCGCATGATTTACCGTCATATTTTTAAGAGTTCAAATACTGTCGGGTCAGATGTTGACATTGGGCGACCATGAGCATCAGTGTTTTCATGCGAAAAAGggacaaaacaataaaaataacaggTCGATATGCTCATACGTAAGATTTCACGAACCCCCAAACTATTTTGAAATTGTTTATATACTGTTTATCTATTATGCCTATTATACATAAATGCTGACCTATTTGTACATTAACAGATGTTTAGTTATTGTTATcaagctgctttttgttttgatgttttgttttaatcactGAATTCATGTAATTGTGTCTCTGAAGATCAAAAACAACTATCTGCCTTTCTAATATtctcattttcttattttagcttcACAGTATTGTGACTGTGTGCTCTAGTTTTTTTATAAATAGCCACAGGAGTGCTTTGAAAGTGTAACATAATGAATGTTAAACATGTCTCATCCACTGACATTTTAGTCTTGTTTGTGCACGGTGAACCTTCAAGAACGAATCCTCAACCCCAGGTGGACGGGACCTGTTCACACACTCAGCAACATcccactgttttcatttcatccctTCCTGATAGTAGATCTACTACTGAAGGATAAGTGGGATGAGAACTGGAAGCTCCTCTGACTGAACGTCATTAGTCACTGTACCACTGTCACGTCTACTCACTGATACTTCTTTCTTGTGCGACCGATCGCTGTGCACCCTTACAGAAATAGCACGAGCATGGCTGTGCCTTTGATGGATAAAATGGTTTGACATTTGCTTCTGATCTCCACTGGGGGTATAATGTTGATCTCTACCTCAGGCCAAGTACACCCAAGTGTGCCACTAATAAGCCTGACTGTTTAAAAGCAACTAGATTGTTATCTTCCCCCCCTTCTATCTCTAAATTTAATGCCTAGAAACCTTTCCAAACTTTCATCAATTACATCACTTTTGAACTTATCTCACATGTCGACATACCTTCCCTGTGTTTTCTGCGGTGGAGACGCCATGCGTGATCCGAATGATAAACTGTGCATTCAGCATGGTCAGAATACCTTGAAAAGTACATTTGATCTGTGGGGAGACAATCGTGAAGTGATCTTGGAAGGTGGCAGGCCGTCTGAGTCCATCCTTCCGGGTCAGTCTCTTTCTGAGCGCGTGTCCtatctggaccagaaccaggtcctggtccagtaTCAGGTGGAAAGGGAAGATGGTGGAGAACAGAGAGGTAGGAAGGGTCCCAGCTGAGGTGGCCCGCAGCGGACTGGGGCTCAGATTTTTAGCATCCTTGACTATGACGGTGTACAGCAGACTGGGCTGCGGGCTGGACTGCAGGATGCTGTCTTTAGCATTGGGGGGGTCTTTCAGTACGTCCACACTGGTGTGGTAGAGCAGGCGAGCAGCGGCTTTGATGACTCCGGGGAAGAAGAGCTCGGTGGTTGGGCGGGGGTTGAAGAAATAGACAGTAAGCAGATCCGGATCCTTGTCTAAGCACAGCACCGAGGGTTCGTTTAAACAACCCTCTCTATCGGGGTTGGGCGGCATGCTGCTCTGCTTCAACAAGACGTTGAAGCTGTTCAGGAAATCGTGGAGAGCTCCCCCCACCACTCTCAAGATGTGTCTGTCCTCTTCATAGCACATGTTGAAGATCTCTTCTCCCAGAGCGACTTGTAACGCTTCCATTGGTATTGCTGTTGGtcacaaacaaagacaaagaaggaCAATTTAATCCACAAGCAAAAGTCCCAGACATGATTTGTATAATGTTTCAGATCTGCATTTACCTGTTTTGGTAGAGTAATTGTTCATCATCTCAACTAAACGCTCTGGGTCATCACTGCCACTCTGATAGTGTGTGCAGCAAATTGCAGAACTGGAAATTCAACGAGCATCAAAGTCAGACAGAGAAACCAGAGCTCAGGGCATCTTAGTTTGCAGCTGCATCACTGAAAACCATCTGACATGAGCTGAAATCAGCAGCGAAATCTGTTCCCTCTCAATTATTCTGCATGTCCTTGAGCCCTTAGTGacattttcagacatgttttggCTGATGAGCAAGAAAATAGCTCAAATATAATCCAGCAGTGTCTcatttgagagaaaaataacacattcaCTGGAAAATTATTAAAGACATTATGAGCTGCATATAATTTTTCAATTAATTGGCCAACGTACTGATCAGTTATTTGCTCCAGTCAACCATATTCACTAAATCCAGGGAGAATATGTCATTGTCTGTTTGCCATTTTCAGGTCATGTGTCTAACATCAGGTTTGTGAAgggatttctgttttttctctgcACGTATCCATAGCAGCCTGAGTCTGCATCACACCCCATTGTTGTTATCCTCGTCAGTATCAGTCTGTAGAAAGGCTGACAGGGGGGATTTatggaaaaacagagagacagatgagaCTGTAGCATCATGATcagtattcttttttttttttccacagcagtAGTAGTAATTGCAGCTGTGATTTACAGGGGGCAGCGGTGTTGTTGCTGATGTCTCTGAGGCAGATgtatttaaaacacacacacacacacacacacacacacacacacacacacacacacacacacacacacacacacacacacacacacaagttacctctcagagtctctgctgtggTCTGACACCGACACCATTCGTTggagggcagcatgcagccTTTCTAACTGGATCACAAAGTGTGCATCAAGTTAAAGGTCATCACAAATTACCGAGGCTCTGATGTTCAAACCAAATAGGATTAGGACTCCTTCATTTCCAGGGAATGAACCATTAACGACAACTGTAGGCGTAATAAGTGATCCTGTTGTAATTCATTATCAATATTTGCAGTTACGCgcgaacctttcttttttttttttttttttttacagaagtCAAATGATTTGTTATGATATGCGTCTGCAACTCACCTCGGGACATGCCAATTTTCGGATGCTCTCTCCGAGCGTGTGCAGGTTAACTTTGGCTCTGCTGGTCTTCTGTCGAGGCAGGTCCTCACCTGCTTTCCCGTGCACGTCCTTAGAAACGGGCAGCAAATCCGCGGCGTCAGAGGAACGCTCCTCGAAGTCTCCGAGCTCCTCATCCTCGGTGTTTTTGGCGCCGCTGGAGAAGGGACACTCTCCGGATATCTTCAGGTCCGTCAGCTTGGCGCAGAACATCTTCCCGGCTGCGATCTCCTGGCTCCGCTCCTCTTTTATCTCATGTCGGGGGGAGACGGCGGTGGTCGAGCAGCTGCGGTCTCCGGGAGAAGAAATTCCATCATCTGGTGCGCGCATCCAGGACGCAGCTTCTCGCTCCACGGCAGCCGATTCAAATCATCAGCACCAAAAACCACAGACCACATACAATATTCATTGAAAACTGCACGGGCAAATGATGGCAGAGAACTATCACCGCCAAAAGCCAATGAGAAACTGGGGGAAAAAGAGCAATAGGCCAATCCATGAGCAAGTGGGGCTGGTGTAGCCGATCAACCTATCAGCAAGAGGAAATTATTTCCAGACGACTCTTAACATGCAATGgtctcttatttatttatttatttatttattcctccaGATCATCATTTGGGCCGTGTGTCATCACGTGAAAGTGGGAACTTTAAAAGCAGATAATCATCTACGTAAAACATGCACAGCTTAGTGGTGTTCTGTTTTGCTCACATCTCAAAAGCCAATTACACTTGGACAACCTGGACGTCCATCATGTAACtatccactgttttttttttaatcagaaataaaaaaaataattaaggACAAACCCTTTTAAAGGACTGACAGACATCTTAAATATAAATCATTAAACATAGGATGCCTCTATTTTATAATGTATCACTGCATTAAgcagtaataataatattcaTACTTATAATTTCAAGTATAATTATACGAACCTTTCATAGACAGGTAAAATGCACATGCATATCCTCATAAATATCCCCCAAAGGGTGCACCAGCGTGTTCACAACAAATTTGGTGTGTGGCAATACATTTGAacactttcagaaagttgcacaAAACAGCTTTTGTGTTAAAGAATTAAATCCATTCAATTATTTTGAGCGGCTTAGTTTTCTCTCCTGAACAGTTGTAATTATTTTCTCCTGCTCCCTGTGCAATACTGCTTTTTGTTGCCCTGCATTCCACTCTGGCTTGAAATAGCACATAACCTCAAACACTGCTACATTAAATATATGATTTTGGTTCATGCAGGAGTAAAACATAGCATCATTAAAACAGATTCTTatgtcaacagaaaaaaaagttgacttCAATTATTAATTATTCCATtgagaaatatttttgtttattctggAAGGTTCGGGAAATGGTTCAGGAATGATTTGGCACATTGGATGACAATCTATTAAATTCATAGCAAAAAAAGATTTCACTGGCCTTGATGAGACTGCTGCACTGTTCTTTGGGATGTTAGATTTCTTTTCAGATTTAATATCTTGAACTCCTTCATACCTAAGTGTGTTCTGCTCTCTTGCATATCCTTACTCTGTTATATAACTCCTATGCTCTCCCTTCAGCAGCAAAAGGCAGAATATAGTGGCTGAATGTAAAAATCCTGGGTTTATAGGTTAAAGATTAAAGGAGGAATATTCCATAAGGCTTTAGGATAGCTGCAACCTTCAAAGTAGTCCATCAgattgtggttttctttgaaggttgaaatgtgtgtcatAATTTATCTGTAACACTTTAATGTTGCATTAATTACAGTGATGAGGATGTGGTCAATACTGATATATGGCTTGTGGGAGCTGCTTTGGCCCCTTAAACAGTATATCCATAGATTAAACTCACCCTCTCACCGTTCTAAGGTGGTACTTGTGGGTTCTCCGCAGTATCACCGCTGTTTCTGGGACATTGAGGCATCAGTGTTATTTTTTGTGGATGGTGCACCAGATGTGTAAAGCATAAAAAGAATTTTCATATTAAAATTTATCATTTACTTCATCCCAAcaaacaaattgaagaagtcAAAACAGTTTTACTAAAACACCTTTTAGTAACATCATTTATAATCATGCAGGTTTGTCATCACATTTGgttttcaggacactcagacTCCTTCCCAAAATCCAAAAGACATCTAACCCTGAGGTGTGaccctgtagcggagccagagtgggggcaagggggcggttgccccagggcccacaaggtcatagggccccgtttcatgtgatgtgtttacatttaatgagaaataaattattatgataaaatgtgcagtgtgtgcgagaaggtatacgcatatgattgtgggctccaatttgccaattcttacattacgactgtccatgaatgcatcagagctgtaagccagcgctgattggctgtgcggcatgaacgacttttttcttttgcacttgatctgaactttggagggaagttaaacagtatgctaaacactatgctagccgctagcggtactacccaaaacctaacatcggagccattggtgagtcagtgaaaccttcaaaaatattgtcttaatcagaatgctgtggtcttaaacacctgcctatttgaatgtgccttgtgttgctctcaactataagagaccaccgagtctatttgtttttctaatatacgtgaattccaaaagatatagatagctgtgtctatatctatctgaatagattgtgtaattttagaccagctgtgttcgtTTTAtcttaagctgtatcaaagatggtacagatttagccagtgacttTTCAATCtgatatttcagcaccatggacagcggacgctctgagatagacagctgtcactcaggctgcatttgtgtgtgtgtgtgtgtgtgtgtgtgtgtgtgtgtgtgtgtgtgtgtgtgtgtgtgtgtgtgcgtgcgcgcgtatgtgtatttgttcttaagaacaagtttgtgaactggtttgtgactttattctgctttctgaggcatatcagtttgcttggctcaataaaagtgagcattagtgtgttgtttgacggtaggatgagggattgtttgaatggtgaaa
The nucleotide sequence above comes from Salarias fasciatus chromosome 6, fSalaFa1.1, whole genome shotgun sequence. Encoded proteins:
- the LOC115390018 gene encoding guanylate cyclase soluble subunit alpha-1-like yields the protein MRAPDDGISSPGDRSCSTTAVSPRHEIKEERSQEIAAGKMFCAKLTDLKISGECPFSSGAKNTEDEELGDFEERSSDAADLLPVSKDVHGKAGEDLPRQKTSRAKVNLHTLGESIRKLACPELERLHAALQRMVSVSDHSRDSESSAICCTHYQSGSDDPERLVEMMNNYSTKTAIPMEALQVALGEEIFNMCYEEDRHILRVVGGALHDFLNSFNVLLKQSSMPPNPDREGCLNEPSVLCLDKDPDLLTVYFFNPRPTTELFFPGVIKAAARLLYHTSVDVLKDPPNAKDSILQSSPQPSLLYTVIVKDAKNLSPSPLRATSAGTLPTSLFSTIFPFHLILDQDLVLVQIGHALRKRLTRKDGLRRPATFQDHFTIVSPQIKCTFQGILTMLNAQFIIRITHGVSTAENTGKVMDLKGQMIYVSESNAILFLGSPCVDKLEELTGRGLYLSDIPIHNALRDVVLVGEQAKAQDGLKKRLGKAKAALEHAHQALEEEKKKTVDLLFSIFPGTVAQQLWQGETVQAKKFDRVTMLFSDIVGFTAVCSSCTPMQVITMLNELYTRFDHHCGELDVYKVETIGDAYCVAGGLHKESETHAVQIALMALKMMELSDDVMTPTGEVIQMRIGLHSGSVLAGVVGVKMPRYCLFGNNVTLANKFESCSQPRKINISPTTHRLLQGRPEFVFVPRSRQELPANFPEDIPGVCYFLEASFKT